agaaattgttttctgtttcaagagttaattgcttgttttcgaagttttccgagatcttttcttcgattcttttgcgcgattgcttatgtgtggttactattgcttgctcccgatagattgaccggagtgtgatgagtagaactatcaggagttatgagtgcgaatcatcttcatcaactgtacaaggcaagttcacactttgatcatattcctttcatacccagtttttatgcattagtttcaaccctcaaacattgcatgagtaggattgataacatgtgggtattgggaagtagttgatgaggtaggaaacTATTGCCTTGCATTCAACCCCTGGGtactactacgttatgcttactgctatgctatgctcgtagacgtggtttggttctgagagaatccatgacagatgtgagagtattattaatggttaaacttaaggtggaaactctaatacacatctgggtggattggttggggcaccctggagcacccagtggtttgcccgggcacttggagaacccagtgcttgcccaaggggatcccggagtacccgtgtgatcaccctctggaatgccacccaggctcaaagggatcataagattattcatgctagaaacttccgtgtgcagccacaagccattatgggctctggcatagttgagtatgttgtgtgacctcttttagtggtaggctagcagatgtagggggatgtaggtggtactgtctacccagagtaaagagttaacgcttcggaaagactgtgtctcgatcatccgtttctcagacatcatgcagtgcgagaaatccaacggaggagatcgagtcttgtggggaaaagtgcgcaaacctctgcaaagtgtacaaactaatcatgattagccgtgtccccggttatgcacatcttgagtctctggtattaggattatcatgttgatctcaacactttatttaattaattttaTTGGGTTAATGATTACTATTTTGGGATTGacttggaggaaccttctcaataataTTCAATCAACTTGGTAGAAAAAAAAtgtattcctttgatgtagggaaaaattagctttatgcaaaattaaacttagagcctccaccagccaaatatgcatgtagtgacaGATATTGTTCTTctttatcctatggtgtgaatttgccagtacattcaatgtactgacctacatgactgcaacgtctcatgttgcaggattcttacgacgagtaagtgatacgttagggttacgatttctacactcaactttgccgttggtgttgatgggaatccacaaccttgttgttactttcgctatatggattgaggtaatagtatttacgttactttatacatgtgatttacctctgttataaatcctcgagtactgtgtgtgtcagcttactgatccagggatgacactcaagcacagagactagaccgtccgaggtcgggtcgctacaagatggtatcagagcacatgttgactgtaggatgtgacccctagaaactggcaagacCATAGGAAATATTTTCTCTACAACTTCATTTTTTCAAAAcaatcttttacctctcttctcttctgagcttatcaaatattcccttttagttagaCTATATCCCTTTTCCCCTTTTGATCATACGAAGATTCGACTGATCGGACAACTAAGATAACTTCAGAAAGAAGAGGATTTTACTgtgcattataataatggaaactacaacggttgaagactccgaagactaggagaatttgaaggctcagAAAAATTTCTAGattggtatgacctaggaaggctacccttatggaacttctcagactattgaagctgtcaatacccgagatcaaggtgtgttggagaaagaccggaacatggagcgttaaaactcaaagtttttgagcaggccctaaggcaggagatgtttactatggaatgatagctccaGGCAATGACATGGGCAAAAACAAGgttatccatgatgttatcgcccgcttatgctattgtcaccgtgctgagttaagcatgcatttcatCGGAAGGATTGGATGCCAAGAAGGCTGATGAagcacctatcagcaaaagatgaagttttaaccttagctggtgtatcaccaggagctggagtattacatcaagaattttaagatggaccttcaggaagtcttatttgacaaggaagcatttcgtgaagaactcgggacccagaagctgaaaagtagccaagctggaggaggaagacctcgagataccggagattcgtcaggaactgaagtacactaggaccatggttcatgccaaggatgttgaaacccagaagtttggaacgcaactccgaAATactaaaggacgtcacgagagacttcgcgtcaacagagatgatctggcaaaagaacttgagaaggacaagcacgatcggaagaagccatcggagacaggAACAAGACTTGAAAGAGTTTGGTGACCTTGAAGATTTATtaacctttagaagaccaaacccctgttatatacctacgttagatgcgacatttgtgagctgtcatttgtttgatgtttttccgacagccaaaAATAAAAGCTGTCTTTTCAAagctattgtttgtattgtgtgtatccctctctatctctcttatctcaccccaaaacccttggacccaatagaggatgaatggagatgaactcatatttttttggaccgatgagtcaattggagacggaccgatggattcagaacatggaggatcacatgaacaataacactatagccggaaaggatatgacccaacatgctcttcagtgttttgaaggaagtgctgctacttggtggaggatgtaccaaaccatcaatggatggcaaggagtaaccacttggaaagaatttaagttgactctgcaaAGGTCttgtcttgtgtcccagaaattgaagtcttatggaaaggatatgaaaaAACCTTGGGGATGCAAgctctgtggagaaataggacacaaccataaagaacacaaggatgaatgccctgattgtgaagaaagtcacccagctgaagaatgcccaactaggcagattacttgtttcttgtgtgaagggactacccactaccctgctcagtgtcacatttaccccgtGGTTCGAaaaaccatccagcagaagaaagaagcaatgaaaggagccctcatggaaaatTTAGAAGAActtgtgatgaaggaagaggtggaggacacacccgaagcaaacccaattaaaccctgcaccaagtcatgctattcatgtggagaagaaggacacatctcccaaaattgtgtGAATGGGGACCTAGTAGAATTCctgacagaggaagtagagtatgacccaaaggaaatagaagccctgattggtacggaaaagtccaggaagagaaatagattggattccaggaaggacctgagtcatatcacctgtttcaggtgcaaggagtcagggcactagttcagcagttgcccaaaaaggaagccgaggacccaaggaggctatgtaatcacaaggaaacctcgagacttgttagaagtaatatgtttctgttgtaatgaagcagggcacttcgctagagattgtcccaaggagaaggaggcttgtgataaatagttgagtctgtgaggaatatagtagtagtagtggaaacatttcttttatattgaggtgttgagttgaggcatgaaATGGAAAtacaggagattgtaataatttgagaatcaataaagttatgggctctagcatagttgagtatgttgtgtgacttCTTTCAGTGGtagctagcagatgtaggggggtGTAGggggtactgtctacccagagtaaagagttaacgcttcggaaagactgtgtctcgatcatccgtttctcaaacatcatgtagtgtgagaaatccaatggaggagatcgagtcttgtggggaaaagtgcgcaaacctctgcagagtgtacaaactaatcatgattagccgtgtccccggttatggacatcttgagtctttggtatttggattatcatgttgatctcaacactttatttaattaatttgattgggttaataattaatattttgggattgagttggaggaaccttcttaATAATTTTCAATCAACTTGGtagaaaaataaaatttattcctttgatgtaggaaaaaattagctttatgcagaattaaacttagagcctccaccagccaaatatgcatgtagtgatagatATTGTTCTTctttatcctatggtgtgaatttgccagtacattcaatgtactgacctacatggctgcaacgtctcatgttgcaggattcttacgacgagtaagtgatacgttagggttacaatgtctacactcaactttgtcgttggtgttgatggtaatacacaaccttgttgttacttccgctatatggattgaggtaatagtatttacgttactttatacatgtgatttacctctgttataaatcctcgagtactgtgtgtgtcagcataccgatccagggatgacacttaagcacagagacttgaccgtctgaggtcgggtcgctacatccGTGCTTgtagaaaataccttgctgaaaaccacttgtcatttccttctgctcctcgttgggttcaacactcttactttcggaaggactacgattgatcctctatacttgtgggtcatcacaccaccaccatctccaccacgccgtcgtgctggttGAGATCCCACTCTCTTGCTTGCTGGATCAATAAGGGGGAGACGTCATCGAGCCGTACGTGTggtgaacgcggaggtgtcgtccgttcggcgctagatcggattggatcgtgattggatcacgaagagtacgactacatcaaccgcgttatatacgcttccgctttcggtctacaaggtatgtagacacactcccctctcgtagctatgcatctcctagattagatcttgggtgtttcgtaagattttttttgattttcatgcAATGTTCCCCATCAGCAACCCCTCTCGGTTTCCTTCCATAATTTACATTTCCTGCCAAACATTGGAAAATGGATCTTCTTCTCTTTCGAGGGATTAGTGTTAGAAATATCCGAAGAGTAATAAAAATCCGGTGAAAACCAAGTAAGAATCACTAGGAAATCACCACAAGTTCTCGAGCCATCGGCTTGCTCGGCGGTGCCCGTCAGTAGTCACCGGGTTACATCCCCACGGTCCACCGGGACCAGCTGGGGAGGCAGGTGTGGGCGCCTCCTACTGTGGAGACGCTAACCCAGACCCGATGGCTGATGCCGCGCTAGGAATGAAAGGAGGTCCCTTTCGCTCCTACTACCGTGGCGGGGGATAGTGATGTGGATGGCTGGTGGTGTCCGGGGCCATGGATGTCGGGGCGGTGGTCTCAGATGGCGGGCTTCATGGTTGGCTTTCCGGCAGGCTCCGAGGTGGCGGTGGTGACTCTACTTCTTGGTCCTATGGGCGGCAAGGTGTGGAGTGGCGGGGGGCTCTTGTCTGCTCTGGCAGTGCCCATATCTGGTGTGGATGGGCTGGCCCTCGTGGAGGTGTTGATCAACACTCTCTTGGTGGCGTTGGCGAGTGTCCGAGCGAAAGCTTCGCGTCATttggcgtcggcgtcggcggtGCCTATGGGTGCAGCTTGCTTCTTGGAGTCGTCGTCGAGGGTCTCGTTATGCCAAGGCTCCAAGTGAAAACCTTGCTTGGACTCGACACTGGGACGCTTCGCACCGTCACCTTCTTGGGGTGTTGTTTGGGTCTCGGCGAGGTGTTAGCTTGTTCTAGGCTAATGTTGTATCCTTTGATCTGTTTTGTAAGATGACCTCCACAGCATAATAGAGTATATCGTTTAGCCGTGTAATTTGCTacgttgctttatatataaagcggggttGAAAGAGTTTGGAACAACTAATTTAGATAAGAGGGAGTATTTTACAAAGTGAATGCCACGCAACATAAGCCGCACACTCCACCGCATTGGGCAGCAGATTACTAGGCCGAGAAGATGGAAGCACTCCGGCCGTTATCCATAACGGCCGTGGCGGCGCTTCTCCGTGCTCCCCCCGTGccgatttctaccttcgttggtACTGGTAGGGAAGTGGGCGGTAGGCGAGGGAAGAGTGTGAGAGCTGGCGCAGGCTGGCTGTGGGGCCTGCTGGGCCGgaagggcggcggcggtgcgccCACGGCGATGACGGTGACACCAGGGACCGTGAAGGCCGGCGATCCCGTGCTTCACGAGCCGGCACAGGAGGTGTCCCCTGGGGACGTGCCTTCCGAGAAGATCCAGGGCGTCATCGATCAGATGATCGCTGTGATGCGCAAAGCCCCTGGCGTTGGCCTCGCCGCCCCACAGATCGGCGTGCCTTTGAAGGTCCGTGCATTGCATTGTGCTCCTGTTATATGCGCTGGCTTATGTTCAATCTTCAAAAGACAGTCGCTACATTGCTCAACCTGTTAAATTTGCCAATGACAGATTATTGTTCTCGAGGACACCCAAGAATACATCAGCTATGCTTCCAAGGAGGACATCGATGCACAGGATCGCCGTTCCTTTGATCTTCTTGTGGGTATATTCTTCCGTATGGAACTTTGTTCACCACCCATTACTGTTGTTAGGCTTGAGCACCTTCTCATGGCTCATGCCCTTTTATGTTTCTTGTCCCCCCTAAGCCAGGTTGTTATCAATCCCAAGCTTAGGAAGACGAGTAAAAGAACTGCACGTTTCTATGAAGGATGTCTTAGGTACTTACTCATATATTGCTCTCTGAAagcttactactagtagtagctTATTGGTGGAAAAGAAAGCTGAATTTTGGTGTACTTACGTGTATGTCTTCATCCTTTTATGTGGATGCCAGTGTCGATGGATATAGAGCGGTTGTTGAGCGTCATTTGGATGTTGAGGTTTCGGGTTTCGACCGAAATGGACATCCCATGAAGGTGGAGGCATCAGGATGGCAGGCACGCATTCTGCAGCATGAGTGTGATCACCTCGAAGGCACATTATATGTTGACAAGATGGTTCCGAGGACATTCAGGACAGTTGATAACTTGAATCTGCCACTTGCCACTGGATGTCCTCCTCTAGGTGCATGATAGCATTGATGACATTCTAGTTTTTCTATTCAAGTATAGGTAATCGTTTGTAGTATTTGCAACTTTTTTGCTCCAGTGCAATATCATAATATGTCTTTACCCATttattgtcatggatgtacatcaTGTGGTGATACACATGCAAATAATTGCTGCTTTGTAAATCTAGTTGTCAAATGTCAACCAATGGTGACACTCTTTGAATGTAACATGATCGGTACATGACTTTTGAAACAAGAAGTTGCCATTTTATCTACATACTAGGTTTTTCTATCTCAGTTTTGTCCATCATTTGAATGTGCAAAACTGTACACCTGAAACTATGATGTCTTTCAAGGTAACTCATATATTTTGAAGTCCTACATATTTCTTATATCTTGTATTTATGTGTTTTGGTGTTAAAGACATACTACATGAGAAGAACTTGTTAGTTTGCATAAATCTCGAAGCCCTCCCTGGTAGTTAATCctaatgtaacatcccaaaattcttaattttgaatgttatattaaataaataaatatggTTGTTATTTGTTTGCTTTGTGACTGCTTGtctgaaattgagtgaaatttgaaactttttgaaagttgaatgagagggaataaaagggctttcccaaactttcatacttgcattttgatctccatgaattcaaattcatttcatcacagaaccctagagtgaagatgatatgacttcttccatttaaagaAATGAAAAGGGGTTTGAAAATTATTTAGATTtcatttgaaatattttcaaaccAGAGACTTCAAGTGTGACGCCCCGACTTAATCatgcactaatcatacatgcaaatgcgtacgatcaagatcagcgactcacgggaagatatcacaacacaactctagacacaaataaaataatactaCAATCTTTATGTTATAAGCCAGGGTCCTTGAGGCAgcgactcacgggaagatatcacaacacaactctagacacaaataaaataatactaCAAACTTTATGTTATAAGCCAGGGTCCTTGAGGCCTcttgcctgggagcctcctaactactcttggtcgtcggcggtctccacgtagtagtaggctccgTCGGGGCAGTAGTAGTCGTCagtggtggcatctggctcctagGATCCGTCATTTGATTGCAGCAATCGGGTATAGGGGGCTAGATTAACTCCGGTGGGGCACACCATCAGATCATACCCGGCCTCGGCTGATCGACACACCGtagtcctacctaggctcaactGAGAGGCCAGCACGCCGATCTACATCCTAAGCGCTCTGGGGTCTTGGGCCTATCACTCTTTGCACTCCTGCATGTTGCATGGACGGCCGGGATCAGTCCTGGCTACCTCTTTATACAAGGCAGGTGCTTATGCGGACCACCCGGGCGCGTGCCGCTCCATCACTGACTGGCTACCTCTTTATACAAGGCAGGTGCTTATGCGGACCACCCGGGCGCGTGCCGCTCCATCACTGACGCCAGTGAGCTTTCGGAAGAAATGTACGACGCAGAGTGCCCATACTTATTCCCACGTGGTGGTCAGTGCGAAAAGACCAGAGGCCTACTCAGATCACATATCCAAACCGTTAGTGTCTTGGGAGCACACGGTAACGATAATTGATCCACGATATGTTGTCCCGTCGCCCCGTCTGACAGGCTTACgacaagggctaagaatgcccggccgtGCCGCATAGATATCTCACgggtaccctccaggtcaacACAACTTCACATCACTTGACATTTCTCTCGTGGGTACCCCTCGgggccgacccgacttcaacaTGGTTCTGCGGGTAAAGTCAAAGTAACCGTGTGTCCATAACACCAAGGGGGAATCCGAGGAATTACCCTCGATGGATTCCACTTAATGTAAACGTCAAGGTGAACTTGGAGCAATCACCCTCGAGGGTTGACTCTTGATGTGTTGCACCACAAAGTCGTTATCAggagtggtgaaggaggaatcaccTTCCATAGACCACGACCGATTAACTACACTACAGAGGTCTCATCGGAAGTGCGatacgaggtatcaccctcggcactcaaTAGTAACCCTGCAGTGTCATACAACTAGGGAGGTGTGAGGTGATGTGTCGGGTCCTGGACGTCGATCATGTTGATCGAGTCATCTATCATAAACGCAGGGGCAATAGGGACAAGGTGAGGGGTCACTGGTGGAtaactaaccaacctatactaagcatataggataagcaggtaaggtaacaATAGCATGTTACAAAatcaggctatgcatcagaataggatcatacaaatacagtagcaaaatataatgcaagcatgagagagaaGGAACTGGGCGATATAGGAATgatcaagggggttttgcttgcctggaagctctacTGATAGATACGGACCCTCGACGGTGAAGTAGTCGATCACTGGttcaaccacggtctcggggtctaccgaaaaagaagtaacggagggggaacacaataaataacagagcaatcgaagcatcacaaagcataacatggcaatacactgagctaggggtgacctaacgcagtgcTATATGTTACAGACGGAGCGGGGAACATCTGGGGCTGTTTTCCCGGCTTTCGGcagttttcggacagatgaaccggaggggaaggTTCCATGTTTGCTATGTTGCGGGCATGTGGCAGGTATGTGGATGGCGTATTCGCGTTCATcttatttttctgatcatttttcatatataaattattttaatcCAAGTTACTGTTTAATTCCTACAATTTTTTTGAAGTTTAAACAATATTCTAAAATTACTGGATTTAATTAAATACTCGAATTACATTCCCTTGAGGGGGCTAGCCCATTAGTATGATAGTGGGGCCAGGGGGTCCAGTCAAATAGTTGGCCAATCAACCTTTGACTGGTCAATATGGTCAATGGGACACATATGTCAGTGTGAGTGGGTTATTTAGACTAATTGAATAGGT
The Aegilops tauschii subsp. strangulata cultivar AL8/78 chromosome 3, Aet v6.0, whole genome shotgun sequence genome window above contains:
- the LOC109758657 gene encoding peptide deformylase 1A, chloroplastic isoform X3; its protein translation is MEALRPLSITAVAALLRAPPVPISTFVGTGREVGGRRGKSVRAGAGWLWGLLGRKGGGGAPTAMTVTPGTVKAGDPVLHEPAQEVSPGDVPSEKIQGVIDQMIAVMRKAPGVGLAAPQIGVPLKIIVLEDTQEYISYASKEDIDAQDRRSFDLLVARLLSIPSLGRRVKELHVSMKDVLVSMDIERLLSVIWMLRFRVSTEMDIP
- the LOC109758657 gene encoding peptide deformylase 1A, chloroplastic isoform X2, producing the protein MEALRPLSITAVAALLRAPPVPISTFVGTGREVGGRRGKSVRAGAGWLWGLLGRKGGGGAPTAMTVTPGTVKAGDPVLHEPAQEVSPGDVPSEKIQGVIDQMIAVMRKAPGVGLAAPQIGVPLKIIVLEDTQEYISYASKEDIDAQDRRSFDLLVVINPKLRKTSKRTARFYEGCLSVDGYRAVVERHLDVEVSGFDRNGHPMKVEASGWQARILQHECDHLEGTLYVDKMVPRTFRTVDNLNLPLATGCPPLGA
- the LOC109758657 gene encoding peptide deformylase 1A, chloroplastic isoform X1 — translated: MEALRPLSITAVAALLRAPPVPISTFVGTGREVGGRRGKSVRAGAGWLWGLLGRKGGGGAPTAMTVTPGTVKAGDPVLHEPAQEVSPGDVPSEKIQGVIDQMIAVMRKAPGVGLAAPQIGVPLKIIVLEDTQEYISYASKEDIDAQDRRSFDLLVGIFFRMELCSPPITVVRLEHLLMAHALLCFLSPLSQVVINPKLRKTSKRTARFYEGCLSVDGYRAVVERHLDVEVSGFDRNGHPMKVEASGWQARILQHECDHLEGTLYVDKMVPRTFRTVDNLNLPLATGCPPLGA